From Chryseobacterium camelliae:
ATGATTCCATCCTTATCTTCATCCGGAACAGGATTATCATCTGAAGGCGGCATATCTCCGAAGGTTCCGATATATTGGAATTCCCCGCCGAAAACGGATTTGTAAAAATCAAACGCTTCCCTGCAATTACCGTTGAAGGTAAGGTATACATTAACTGTTGCCATAGCTGCTTTATTATTTTTTTGTTTGTTGAATATTTATCTGTGCTGATCTATCAGGATCATATTCCCGTCCGGATCTTTCAGGAAGATGTGTTCCGGGCCTGAAGAAGATTCGTCCGCTTCTTTTTCAGGCGTGATGCCATTGTCTTTAAGGTGCTTCTGTATATCCCGGACGTCATCGAATACCTCCAGGTTATGCGCATTCTCATCCCATCCCGGGTTGAATGTAAGCATATTCCCGTCGAACATGGCCTGAAAAAGCCCGATCAGGCTAGTTCCGTTTTTCATGATCAGGTAATTCTGTTTCATGTCTCCGCCCATTGTGCTGAATCCCAGCTTTTCATAAAACTCCCTTGATTTTTCAAGGTCTTTCACACTCAGGCTTACGGAAAAGGCTCCTAATTTCATATGGTTTTATTGAATATTAATATGGTTTGCCAGGATTATTACTGGTTTTTCATGTAGGTTTTAAAATCCATTGTCCCGTCATAGCTTTTCCAGTTGCCGGTAAGTTCAATGGACTGGCCTTCCACCTGCTCCGTTTTAGGGTTCCAGTGGAAAGTGTAGGTGA
This genomic window contains:
- a CDS encoding VOC family protein, with the translated sequence MKLGAFSVSLSVKDLEKSREFYEKLGFSTMGGDMKQNYLIMKNGTSLIGLFQAMFDGNMLTFNPGWDENAHNLEVFDDVRDIQKHLKDNGITPEKEADESSSGPEHIFLKDPDGNMILIDQHR